A genomic segment from Geitlerinema sp. PCC 7407 encodes:
- a CDS encoding ABC transporter ATP-binding protein: MAAPSLAEPLTKRPPRENDWRLFLRLVPYARRHGRLLTISMVLLVPLALAGAVQPILIGQAISLIRQEEVYAFLQSRPLNESLTIVSGILMFTVVLRLLLQGFQGYLVQKVGQQITADIRNDLFHHVTSLAMSFFDRTPVGRMITRLTSDVEALGDVFSTGAIGIISDLFSILVIAVTMFLLQWQLALMLVLMLIPTSALIIYFQRKYRIANYAAREELSALNSNLQENIVGINIVQLFRRERFNSELFRQTNQRYIEEVDQTIFHDSAISATLEWVALVAIAVVLWGGGAMVMGDTLSFGTLSAFILYAQRLFDPLRRFAEKFTMLQAGFTAVERIRDILAEPVEIRDPEQPQSLPAYTPGDRVGEIRFEKVSFYYKPGEYVLKDLDFVIRPGEKVALVGPTGAGKSSIIRLLCRLYEAKEGRILVDGVDIRHLTQEDLRRHMGVILQESFLFAGDVKSNISLGETYTLEQIRDAAEKTNVASFIEQLPYGYDTLLRERGTNLSGGQKQLLAFARVAIRNPRVLILDEATASLDVGTEALVQEALENLLEGRTAIIIAHRLSTIRNVDRILVLKRGQLVESGRHEDLLAQDGLYASLYKLQMLGT; encoded by the coding sequence ATGGCTGCACCCTCCCTGGCCGAGCCGCTGACCAAACGGCCACCGCGCGAGAATGATTGGCGCTTATTTCTGCGCCTTGTGCCCTACGCCCGCCGTCACGGGCGGCTGCTCACCATTTCCATGGTGCTGCTGGTGCCGCTGGCGCTAGCGGGCGCTGTACAGCCGATTTTGATTGGCCAGGCCATCTCGCTGATTCGCCAAGAGGAGGTCTACGCCTTTCTGCAAAGCCGCCCTCTCAATGAGAGCCTCACCATCGTCAGCGGCATCCTGATGTTCACGGTGGTACTGCGGCTGCTGTTGCAGGGCTTTCAGGGCTATCTGGTGCAGAAAGTGGGTCAGCAGATCACGGCGGACATCCGCAATGACCTGTTTCACCACGTGACGTCCCTGGCGATGAGCTTTTTCGATCGCACGCCCGTGGGACGGATGATCACGCGGTTGACGAGTGATGTGGAGGCGCTGGGGGACGTCTTTTCGACCGGGGCGATCGGCATCATTAGCGATCTGTTTTCGATCTTGGTGATCGCGGTGACGATGTTCCTGCTGCAGTGGCAGCTGGCGCTGATGCTGGTGCTGATGCTGATTCCGACCAGCGCCCTGATTATCTATTTCCAGCGCAAGTATCGCATCGCCAACTACGCGGCCCGGGAGGAGCTGTCAGCCCTCAACTCCAACCTGCAAGAAAACATTGTCGGGATCAATATTGTCCAGCTGTTCCGGCGAGAGCGCTTCAACTCGGAGCTGTTTCGCCAGACCAACCAGCGCTACATCGAAGAGGTCGATCAGACGATTTTCCACGACTCAGCGATCTCGGCGACCCTGGAGTGGGTGGCGCTGGTGGCGATCGCCGTTGTGCTGTGGGGTGGCGGTGCCATGGTCATGGGAGACACCCTGAGTTTCGGCACCCTGTCGGCCTTTATTCTCTACGCTCAGCGGCTGTTTGACCCCCTGCGGCGCTTCGCGGAGAAGTTCACCATGCTCCAGGCGGGCTTCACCGCTGTCGAGCGCATTCGCGACATCCTGGCAGAGCCGGTCGAGATCCGCGACCCCGAGCAGCCCCAGTCCTTACCCGCCTATACGCCGGGCGATCGCGTGGGGGAAATTCGCTTCGAAAAAGTTTCTTTCTACTACAAGCCGGGCGAGTACGTCCTCAAGGACCTCGACTTCGTGATCCGGCCCGGGGAAAAAGTCGCCCTCGTCGGCCCCACCGGCGCTGGCAAAAGCTCCATCATTCGGCTGCTGTGCCGACTGTATGAGGCCAAGGAAGGCCGCATTCTCGTGGACGGCGTGGACATTCGGCACCTCACCCAGGAGGACCTGCGCCGCCACATGGGCGTGATTTTGCAGGAGAGCTTCCTGTTTGCGGGCGACGTCAAGAGCAATATTTCCCTCGGCGAGACCTACACCCTGGAGCAGATTCGGGATGCTGCCGAAAAGACCAACGTTGCGTCTTTTATTGAGCAGCTGCCCTACGGCTACGACACCCTGCTGCGGGAGCGCGGCACCAACCTCTCCGGCGGCCAAAAGCAGCTTCTGGCCTTTGCCCGCGTCGCCATCCGCAATCCGCGCGTGCTGATCCTCGATGAGGCGACCGCCAGCCTGGACGTCGGCACCGAAGCCCTGGTCCAAGAGGCGCTGGAGAACCTGCTCGAGGGCCGCACGGCGATCATCATTGCCCACCGCCTCTCGACGATTCGCAACGTCGATCGGATCTTGGTGCTCAAGCGGGGCCAGCTAGTGGAGTCGGGCCGCCACGAAGATCTTTTGGCCCAGGACGGCCTCTACGCCAGCCTCTACAAGCTGCAAATGCTGGGCACTTAG
- the hisG gene encoding ATP phosphoribosyltransferase, translating to MITIALPKGALLKDSIRLFQQIGLDFSTFLESGNRQLQITDPTGQAKALLVRAQDVPVYVEYGQAQLGIVGYDVLKEKSPNVAQVIDLKFGYCRLSVAVKASSPYRSALEIPVHGRVASKFVHCAQEYFESLDLPVEIVPLSGSVELGPITGMSEAIVDLVSTGRTLQENGLIETDILFDSTARLIAHPLSYRLNPDNMNAWVEQLRELTLAAA from the coding sequence CAAAGACAGCATTCGCCTCTTCCAACAGATTGGCCTCGACTTCAGCACCTTCCTGGAGTCAGGCAACCGCCAGCTACAGATCACCGACCCCACCGGTCAAGCCAAAGCCCTCCTCGTGCGGGCCCAGGACGTTCCGGTCTACGTCGAATACGGCCAGGCTCAGCTCGGCATCGTAGGCTACGACGTTCTCAAAGAAAAGTCGCCCAACGTCGCCCAGGTCATCGACCTCAAATTTGGCTACTGCCGCCTCTCCGTCGCCGTCAAAGCCTCCAGCCCCTACCGCTCCGCCCTAGAGATCCCGGTGCACGGCCGCGTCGCCTCCAAGTTTGTCCACTGCGCCCAAGAATACTTTGAGAGCCTGGATCTGCCCGTGGAAATCGTGCCCCTCTCCGGCTCCGTGGAGCTCGGGCCGATCACCGGCATGTCCGAGGCGATCGTGGATTTGGTGTCCACTGGCCGCACCCTCCAAGAAAACGGCCTGATCGAAACCGACATTCTCTTTGACAGCACCGCCCGCCTGATCGCCCATCCCCTCAGCTACCGCCTCAACCCCGACAACATGAACGCCTGGGTCGAGCAGCTGCGGGAGCTGACCCTCGCCGCCGCCTAG